The sequence CCGTCGAAGACGAGGATGTCGCTTTCGTCGGCCGCCCGCTCGAGGTCCTCTGGGATTTCCCGCACGATGGGCGCATACAGGAGGGTCGCCCCCGTCGTGCGTTCCCGGACCTGGACGGCGACGGTCGCCTCCGGGTGGTCCTCCCATCGGTACGTCGGGGGCTTGCCCGGCACGGGGACGCCCCGGACGAGGAGACCGGTGTCCTCGCCGGCCGGCCCCAGGAGAGGCACCCACGCCCCCGGGGCCAGGTCCCGCCATCGGGCCTTCACGGCCTCGAACATGGGGTTTTGAGCCATCAGCGAGCGGACCCACGCCGTGGCATAGACGCTCACGTAGGCCCGGGGGTCCGAGATGGGACCCCGAAAGTTCAGGAGGCCCCCACAGTGATTGACGTCTCCATGCGTGAGGACGACGGCCCGGATGGGGGTCCCCCGGACGGCCCCCCGAGGGCTCAGGAATGGATATCGGACGAACATCGCCCGGATTTCCGGGGGCGCATCGAGCAGGACCCACGTGGCGTCGTCGGCGGAAACGGCCAGGGCCGCCTCCATTCGGGTCGGAAGCCGACCCGCCCGAGCCTGCTCGCAGTGCAAACAGTTGCAGTTCCACTGGGGAAGGCCGCCGCCACCCCCGGTCCCGAGAAAAACGATATGCATGACGTGCCTCCCCGCGACGGCAGGACGACGGCATTCATGGGGTCCTGGCTTGTGGATTATGGACCTCGAAGCAGTCTCAAAAATCCCTTCTTCCCGCAGGAGAAGGACCAGGTATGAGGGTCCTCACCCTATCCTCTCCCACGAGGAGAGGGCTTTTGAGATGGCCCGTCATGGCCTATGCGCCGTCTCGTCCCGCCGTCACGTCATCGTACGGCGTACGGCCATCGTTCCGGACGACGTACTCGAAGTAGACGGCGTCTAAGAGCGCCCACAAGATGTCCGTCTTGAAGATGAAGGCGTCCAGGCACCGCCGTTGGTCCTCGGCCGTGACGCAGTAGCGGCGCAAGATGTCCAGGGCCTCTTCGGCGTCCTGGCGGCCAGCCTGGAGGCGCCATTCGAAGTAGGCCAAACCCTCGGGCCGAATCCAGGGATAGTGATGCCGGAGAGCCGTCAGGCGCGTCTGGTGCAGGTCCGGGGCCAACAGCGTCGTCAGCGAGGCGGCGACGCCCTCCAGCCAGCTATGCGTCTTGCAGAAGGTCACGTAGGCATCGCAGGCCAGACGAACCCCCGGGAGTATCTCGGCGTTCCGGACCTGCTCCGGCGTGAGTCCCACGGCCTCTCCCAACTTCAGCCACGTGTCGAGGCCGCCCGGCCGGTCGGCCGTCCCGTCGTGGTTCAGAATCCGCCGGACCCAGCTCCGACGGACCTCTCGGATGGGGCAGTTCGCCAGGATGGCCGCATCCTTTAAGGGCAAGACGGACTGGTAGTAGAAGCGCTGGACGACCCACCCCCGGAGCTGGCCCGGCGTCAGCTTGCCATCGTGCATAAGACGGTGAAAGGGATGCAGGTGGTGGTACCGACGGGCACCCTCCTGCCGGAGGGTCTCGACGAATTCGCCGAAAGGGAGGAGATGGTCACCGATGATCATGACCCTACCTCCGTTTTCAAGACCTGGGAAGGCGCGACGAACAGCGCATGGGCCATCCGTCGTTAGCAGAGCTGTTCGGCCCGTGGGTGACGAAGTAACGAAGGGACGAGCCACGGTCTTGGGCCGACGGGCCGGTCGGGATCATCTTTACATCGTCCCTTCGTCACTCCGCCCCTTTGAAACATCGTGCTTCCCGGGGGATGGGAAAGGTTGCTCTGACGCCATTCTCATGAACCGAAGGGCTTCATTAACAGAGCCGTTCGGTTGGGAGAAATGCTGTTCCCATCAGGGAAAACGGTGGCTCAGAGATCTCGATTTTTCAAGATGCCTCAGGATAACACTGCCATGACGGGCGGTTCATGAGGATGACACCGGCATGACGGCCGGTGTTCCGAGGATAGACGCCCGTCGCCCGACCTGCCCATCTGCCTATCTGCCCACCTGCCCATCTGCCGACTGCCTGAAACATCATGCTTTCGTGGAGGTGCCCTTTCCGCTCTCCATCGCACTTCTCACCGCCCGAACAGCTGTGTTAACAAAGATCGTGCCGGCCGAGGGGTCCCCTGGCCGAGACGGCACTCCATTGCCCGACTGCCGACCCTTGGCGCCATGATGCAGTCCCCCCTGAAACAGCCCTTTTGGGTGGGTCATTTGACCCACTGGGTTCTTTGACCTGATTTCATCCCGCCGGCGAGTCTTCCGAGGTCCCGGGCGGCCTCAGCCCTTCCCCGAGGCTCACGAGGATGCTAATTTCAGAGCGGCGGGGCCGACTCACAAAGCGATGGAGGACAAATCAATTATTTATCATTTAAAGTAAATATGTTTCTTAATGAATATGTACGCCTTCGAGTGGGTCGGCTGGGGGCGTCCGTATTCCCGGCCGGGCGGTGCGTCTACAGGGGGAGCGCCCTCGGCGGCGTGGAACGGCGTCTGGCCCGGCACCGGCGACGGCGCAAGACGCTTCATGGGCATATCGATGACTTTCTGCGTCATGCCCATCTGGATGGGGTCCGGGTCGTTTTCACACGCAGACGGCTGGAGTGCGAATGGAACCGGCGGGTGCTCCGACAGCCGGGGGCTCGGGTGGTGGCCCCCAGATTGGGGGCCCGTGACTGTCGGTGTCCGGCCCACTTGGTGTATCTGGGACCCGTCGACGGGGAGGAGGGCCATGGAATTCTTTGAAGTGATCCGACATCGCCGGTCCGTCCGGGCGTACCAGTCCACCGCCGTCGAGGCAGAGAAGGTCCGGCGGATTCTGGCGTGTGCCACAGCCGCGCCCTCGGCCGGTAATCTTCAGGCCTACGCCATCGTCGTGGTGACCGATGCCAAGACAAGACGGGCGCTGGCCCGGGCGGCCCTCGACCAGATGTTTATCGCTGAAGCGCCTGTCGTCCTGGTCTTCTTCCAGGACCCGGCCCGTTCGGCCGTCAAATACGGGCGACGGGGTGCCGAGCTCTACTCCCTCCAAGATGCCACCATCGCGTGCGCCTATGCGCAACTGGCGGCGACGGCCTCAGGACTGGCCAGTTGCTGGGTCGGGGCCTTCGATGAAGAGATGGTCAACCGTCTCCTCAAGGCGCCGCCGGGGTTACGCCCGGTGGCCCTGTTGGCCGTCGGCTATCCGGCCGAGGTCCCCTATCCGACCGGACGACGACCCCTCGATGAGGTCGTCCGCTGGGAAACCTTCTGAATCGGGCCGTCTGTATGGCGGGACGATGAGTCGCCTCGGGCAGGTAGGCCGATAGGGAGATAACTGCCCCGATAGAGCTTTTCAGGGAAAGCTTCCGGTGGTAGCGGGGGCGGGATTTGAACCCGCGACCTTTGGGTTATGAGCCCAACGAGCTACCGGACTGCTCCACCCCGCAGTACAAAACAGAGGGAGGATATTTAAGATATCCTCTGTCCCTCCTTTTGTCAATGGTCCCCACCGCGCTGACTACAAGCGATCTCATAAATCCGACCACAGACCATAGACCCCAGACCATAGACCGGCTTGGGCCCCGGGGGTCCATGGTCCATGGTCCATGGTCCATGGTCTATGGTCTGTGGTCTAATATCGAGGGTCCGATCCAGGTCCCGTCGGATTGATAAGACTGGTTCGACTTATCGAGGCCGTTCGGTTCGTGAAAACCCGTATAGATTCGGCCCCTCCGACCCTTCGGGGCGGACGATTTTGAAGCAAAGGGCCATTCGGGAATTCGGGAGTTCGGGAAGGCCGTTCGGCGGCCCACGTAGAAGTGCTCACGTCTCCCTGAAGCTTTCCTGACTCTTCGCCGCCTCTTGTCGCCGACCGCCGGCGCCGGCTTCCAGGCTTCATCCCCGCCCCGGCTGGCCTCCATGCCCGAGTTCCCGAACGGCCGAATTCCCGAATCCCCGGATTCCCGAACGGCCGAATAACTCCGGACCCTGCTCTAACGAGCGGGGCTGGGATAAAAAATGGCCCACCGGCCGGCCCTGGTTCCTTCGTCACTTCATTACTTCGTCGTCACTCCGTCACTTGGAAAAATCGTACTTTCCGGGTGTTGGGAAAGGCCGTCCCGACGCCATTCTCATGAACCGAACGGCTCTGTTGTCGGAGCCGTTCGGTTGGGAGAAATGCGGTTCCCATCCGGGAAAACGACGGCCCGGCGATCTCGATGTTTCAAGCTTCCTCCGGATGACCCGGCCAGGACGGGCGGTGCATGAAGATGACGTCCGCATGACGGCGGGCTCTCTCCGGAAGCCACCGGATGACGGCCGGTGTTCCGAGGATAGACGCCCGTCGCCCGACCGGCCGACCGGCCCATCTGCCGACCTGCCGACTGCCCACCTGCCCACCTGCCCATCTGCCCATCTGCCGACCTGCCTATCTGCCGACTGCCCATCTGCCAAATGCCTGAAACATCGTGCTTTCGTGGAGGTGCCCTTTCCGCTCTCCATCTCACTTCTCACCGCCCGAACGGCTCTGTTATCATTCTTGCATTCCGCATCCCCCATCTTGCATACTCGATGGGTGGATTTGGAGACGCCCGTACGACTGCGGGCCCTGGGTGACGCCTTCGCCGCCGTGACGGACGGCGCTGGGATGGAGGACGCCGGGACGACGCCCGGCGTTCCGAAGCTCTCCCGGCCGGTGGGCGACCGAAACACGCCCATCGAGTCTGCATCTCATACCTGTTATGGACCAAGTCGTTCACGGCTTGACGGGTTACTTTGTTGCACGGGCCTACCCCAGGCGGGCCGAAGTCCCACGTGCCGCGTTATGGGGCGTCGTCCTGGCGAACCTGCCGGACGTGGACGGCGTGGCTCGGCTCTTTGGGCCGCCGATGACTTACATTTTGGCCCACCGGACCCTGACGCATGCCGTCCTTGGCTGGCTGGCGCTCCCCCTCCTGGGGCTTCTCCTTCCGGTCCGGTGGCGGGGTCCGGCCCGGGCCTGGCTTCCCCTGGCCTACCTGAACTGGGGCCTGCACATCCTGATGGACCTGCTGACGGCCTATCCGACCTTCCTGGGATGGCCCTTCACGTGGGCGCAGGTATGGGTCGGCTGGCAGTTTGTCTTGGCACCTTGGGTCTGGCTGGCCGGGGGCGTGGCCCTTCTGCTGGAGCGGTGGCGGCCCCGGCGGTCCGCCGCCGTCGCCATCGGATTCCTGGTCTTTCAGTCGCTCTACTATGCCCACGCCGGCTGGCTCCATGTCCAGGCCGAACGCTCCCTGCGGGCGTGGGCCGCCCGTCATCGAACGGGTCCGTCCGACGTCTCGGTCCGCCTATGGGTCCTGCCCCTCCCCTGGCGCCACGATCACTGGGTCGGCGTCGTGCACGACGGGACGACTGTGGACCGTTGGTATCTCCCACCCGGCGGGACGGAGTGGCGTCCCCTGCGGCGGCTGGACCTTCGGGCGTGTCCCGACGCTCAGGCCCTGGCGGCGAATGAGACGGCCCGCCGATTTTTCCGCTTTGCCCAGCTCTGGGCTTGCCAGGCCGTCCCGGCTTCGGCGGGGTCGGCTTCGACGGCTTACCTTTACTTCGACGTACGCTTCTTTTACCCGGACGTCCCGGTGTGGCCGAACCTACGCGGGGTCCGCCTCCGTCGGCGGGTGCCCTTTGTCCTGTGGGTTGAGCCGGACAACCCCGGTCCTGCTTGGCGAGTTCGGTACGTGGGGGCGGCTTATGTAGAATAGGCCGTTCGGCAATTCGGGAGTTCAGCAGTCCGGCCATGCGGGGTCCGATGTCGGGTATAGAAGACAAGAAGCCAGGAAGCCCGAAGGGAGGATGATGCCCTAAGTCGCCGAGACGTGCCCTTTCTTCCCCAACAGGGGGCTTCTTAATCTTCTTTCTACTCTCTCCCATGTTGCCTAACTGCCGGACGCCCGAATTCCCGAACTCCCGAACTGCCGAATTCCCGGACTCCCCGAGCTGGGATCATGCTGAAGGCCATCGCTTTTGACTTCAACGGTGTCCTCATCGACGATGAAGACGTGCATTACCGGTTGATTCGAGACCTGGTGGCGCCCCTGGGGATCGTCGTCACAGAGGCGGACTACTTCGAGAAGTATGTCGTCTACCGGGACGACGACGCTTTCCGCCAGGTCTTGATCGATGCCGGCCGGCCGGCGACGCCGGATGTCGTCGAGCGCCTCGTGCGAGAGAAGCGCCGGCGGTACCTGGAAGAAGCCTTGCGGGACCTTCGAGTCTGTCCGGGCGTCCGAGAGTTCGTCCCCGCCGTCGCGGCCGCCTATCCCCTGGCCGTCGTCTCGGGGGCGGCCCGGGCCGAGATCGAGGCCCTTCTCGAACACATCGGACTTCGGTCCTACTTCAGCGTCATCGTCGGGGCCGAAGACGTCACCGACGGCAAGCCAGCCCCGGACCCTTACGTCGAGGCCGTCCGTCGCTTACGGGCTTGGGTGCCTGCATTACAGCCAGCCGAGGTCCTGGCCATCGAGGACACACCGGGTGGGCTCTTAGCGGCCCGCCGGGCCGGTCTCCGGACGGCGGCCGTGCTCACGACGTTCCCGGCCGAGGCCCTCCGGGACGCCGACCTCATCCTGTGGGACGGCTTCGAGCGCTTCCCGTGGGTCCAGGTTCATCTGCTCTTTGAACAAACATGAATTTCGGTATTCGGTGTTAGATGTTAGTTTATAGACTTGCCCAGGCAAGCCGGGTCTCCTCGGTCTCGAGACACCAGCTGGGGAACTTGCAGAGGCCATTTCGGAGACGGATGGTACGGACCATAGACGGTGGGAAAAGCCGTCCTGACACCATCCTCACGAACCGAACAGCTATGTTCGACGAGTCTGGGGTCCATGGTCTATCGTCTATGGTCTACCCAGAAAGGGGGCGACGTGAGATTCCTGCAGAAAGGGAGTGACCGGACCGGCGCAATCCTGGGCGGCCTGGACGGCTTGCTCGATCACATGCCGGAGCTCCCGCACGTTGCCCGGCCAGGCGTAAGCCAGCATGCGGGTCAGGGCCGATTCCGAGACGCCCAGCCAGCGGCCCTGGGAGATTTGCTGGACCAAGTAATTGGCCAGATAGGGAAGGTCTTCCCGGCGCTCGGCCAGGGCCGGCACGGTCAGGACGTGCTGGGAAAAGAGGTTCGTCAGGCGATCCGACAGGGGCCGTCGGCCGGTACCGACCCGGTCGAGGTCATCGGGGCTGACCAGGATCCACCGGATGTCCAAGCGCTGTTCGATGCCCTCGAGGGTGACCCGGGGATTCGTGATCCAATCGGCCAGGCGGTCCTGGACGTCCGACGGGCACTCGTGGACGCCCCGGATCACGACGGTCCCCTGATGGAGGGGCCACCAGAGAGATGGCGTCGGGCCGGCCGGCTCCTGAAAGGAGGCCCTGTAGGGGTCGTCCGGTCGGTCCATGTGGCAGACCCGAAACGCCCCCCGGGGGCGGCTGAGCTCATGGAGCCATCCGGCCAGGGTCGTCTTGCCGGACCCCGGCGGCCCGACGATGGCGACCGGCGTCGATAGGGGGGCGACGGCGATGGCCTGACGAATGAGCCGATACACGGGCACCGAGAAGCCCCAGAAGGGGAAGGGAGCCCAGGCGGCCCAGTGCGCACTCGGAGGCCGTTTCACGCCGGCGTGGGCGTCCCACCACCGAACGATCCAGAAGACGACCGAAAGCAGACTCCGAAAGGCAGGATTGCCCAGGCGGGCCGTCTCGGTCCAGATGAGGGCCACACTCTGGGCCGTCAGGGGCACGGCCAGCACGCCGAAGGGGTCTTCCGTCAGACGCCACTGGACGCGAGGGGCCGCGGCGGCCACCTGGAGGGCCCACTCCTGCAAATCTATCGGCGGAGGCTCCAGGCCCGTGTCCAATAGGACCGTCGGCATACCCTGAGGAGTCTGACGGAGGACCGTGACCCGACGGATAAAGCCCCGCTGGATACAAACTTGAAGCGTCTTGCGGACGGTCCGTTCCGGGTCCTCCCGGGCGGACACTTGCCATTCTATATAGAGGTCCTCGGCGAGTTGCCGGTCCGCCTGAAAGCCTTGGAGGACCTCTTGACAGAGGGCGCCCAGCTCTTGAGCCGAGGGCGTCGCCACCTGATCCATCGAGGCCATGGCCGACGTCGGGACCCGCTCCAGCAAGAAGATCACACGGCCCAGGCGGATGTCTTCTACACCGAAGACCTCGACCTCGCCTTGGATGCGGCGACCGTTGACGAAGGTCCCGTTCTTCGAGTCCAGGTCCCGCAGGACGACCCGGTCGGCCAGGGCCTGGACGGTCGCGTGATAGCGGGACACCGTGGGGTCCGGGACGACGATTTGATTGTCATGGGCCCGGCCGATGCGGTAGGTCTGGCCCGGCGTCAGGTACACTTCCATCCGTAAGCCCGGCCCCTGAATCGTGAGTCTCCACACGGGCGACCCCACCCCTCGGAGTCCAGGAATTTAGGCGTTCGGCAGGTGGGCAGGTGGGGCATGGGAATGCGGGGAGAATGACCGAACTCCCGTACGGCCACCTACAGGGCCTCGACGGCCATCGCGATGCCCTGGCCGCCGCCGATACAGGCGCTGGCCACGCCGTAACGGAGGCCGGACCGACGGAGTTCCCGGAGCAAGGTCAGGACCAGCCGGGTGCCCGTCGCTCCCAGGGGGTGGCCCAGGGCGATGGCCCCGCCGTTGACGTTCACGCGGGAGCGGTCGAGCTCCAGGAGCTTCTCGACGGCCAGGTACTGAGCGGCAAAGGCTTCGTTGATCTCCCAGCGATGGACGTCCTCGACCCGCCAGCCCAGGCGGTCCAGGAGTTTCCGGATGGCCGGGACGGGCCCGATGCCCATCACGTCGGGCGGCACGCCGGCGACGGCCCAGCCGAGGATGCGGCCCAGGGGCTTCTTGCCGGCCGCCCGGGCTTCCTCGGCCGTCGTGACGATGACGGCCGCCGCCCCGTCGACGATCCCGCTGGCGTTGCCGGGCGTGACGAAGCCGTCCTCGCTGAAGTAAGGCCGCAGAGCGGCCAGCTTCTCTAATGTCGTATCCGGCCGCACGTGGTCGTCCCAGTCGAAGAGTTCCTCCCGACCCTTCCAAGCGACCCGGACGGGAAGGATTTCATCCCGGAAGAACCCTTCCTCTCGGGCCCGGACGGCCGCCCTATGGCTTCGATAGGCATACTCGTCCTGAGCCGCCCGGGGGATGCCGTGAATGCGGGCCAGCCTTTCGGCCGTCTCGGCCATCAGGAGGCCGCAGACGGTGTCCCGCAGGGCCAGCCACAGCCAGTCTTGCAGTTTCAGACCCTCCCCGAACCGGACGCCCCGCCGGAGGCCCCAGACGACGTGCGGCGCCTGGCTCATGTTCTCCATCCCCCCGGCGACGACCCACCGGGCCTCGCCGAGGCGGATCATCTGAAAGGCCTCGACGATGGATTGAATGCCGGAGCCGCACAGGCGGTTGACCGTGTAAGCGGGGACTTCAACAGGCAGGCCGGCCCGCAGGGCCACGTGGCGGGCGCCGTAGATGGCGTCGCCGCTGGTCTGGAGGGCATTGCCGAAGACGACGTGGTCGACGGCGTCGGCCGGCAGGCCGACTCGGTCCAGCAAGGCCCGAACGACCTCGGCCCCGAGCTGGATCGCCGAGAGGTCGGCGAAGCGCCCGTTCCAGTCGGCAAAGGGGGTTCGCAAGCCGTCCACGATGACGACGTCGGAAGCCATCGCCGCCCTCCCTTGGGCCGGCCATCAGGATACAGGATACAGGATGCAAGATGCAAGATGGGTTTGTGACGGAGTGATGAAGTGATGGAGTAACGGAGTGACGAGTAACAGAATGAGCATGGGCTCATGGCCCATAACCGCTATCGGCTCATGGCTCATGGCTCATGGCCACATTGGCTCATGGCTCATAGCTGATGGCTCATGGGACTATTGAGCCATGAGCCGATAGCGGTTATGAACTATCCATCACCCTGGCTCGTCCCCCCGTCCCTTTGAAAAACCGTGCTTCCCGGGCGATGGGAAAGGCCGTCCCGACGCCATTCTCACGAACCGAACGGCCCTGGTAGAGGAAGTGTATCGTCCTCCGTATCGTGGGGAAATGAGTAAACCCCTCCAAAAGGTCTGGAAGGAGCGGCGCTTTCGCTGATACGGGGACTGGGCCTGAAGCCGGGGCAATGGCGGGTCCGGCTGGGTGGGACTGCGGGGCGGCCGGACCGTGGCGGCCTTTCAGGACACGATCGGGACGCGACGGGGTCGGTTCGGCCTGCAGTCGGGATGGGGCGCGTTACAGTGGCCCCGACCCTTGCGGCCTGAGAGTCACTTGCGCTATCATCAACACAGCCGTCCGGTTTGTGAGAATGGTATCTGGTCGGCCTGGGTCATCGTCCGGGAAGCATGATTTCCCAAGCCAAGTGGCAGAGTGATGAGTGAGGGGGTGAAACCCCGGGTGTTGGGCCGAGACCCCAGTTTTTCCCGGACTTCATCACTCCATTACTTCCCTGAGGCCGTCGATGCCGGAAGGACGGATATGCGTCCACTGTGGGGTGTCCGAAGCGGAGACGACCCTCCGGAAGTGCCCGATATGCTTCCGCCTGGTCTGCGTCGCCTGCGCGTACCGGGCGATGGGCCGATACTTCTGCAGTCGGTCCTGCTCGGACGTCTTCTTCTTTGGGGATGAGGACGAGGAATAGGTGTGGGGTCCAAAGAGACTACAGACCCCAGATCTGCTACGGAGTCATCGGAATACCGCGTCTTGAGACGAAGCGGACCAGGCTTCCGGAACAGGTCTAGGGTCTGGAGTCCGTGGGCTGAATACCTAACACCCAGCATCCAACACCATACTCCAACAGTCTTCGTCACCTTCTGTCTTCTTCTCTTCTTCGGCGAGGGCTGCTGATGAATCGTATCCCATCCGCTTCCGTCTGGATCAACGGTCAGACCGTGGAGGGGTCCCAAGCGACGGTGCCCGTGTGGGACCGGGGCTTTCTGTTCGGTGAGAGCGTCTACGAGACCTTTCGGACCTATGAAGGCGTCCCCTGGCTGTTTGTCGAGCATTACGAGCGCCTGGTCCGGTCGGCCGAGCGGCTTCACATTGGGGTCCCCTACTCGATGGCTGAGCTGTGGTCGGTCTGTCTCCGCTTGGCTGAGGCATATCGTCCCCAGGAGGCGTACCTTCGCATCATCGTCACGGGCGGCGTCAGCGACATCGTGCTCGAGCCGCCTCACGAACGGGCGCCCAACGTCGTCGTCCTCGGTAAGGTCTTCCAGCCTTTCCCGGCGGCCTGGTACGAGACCGGGGCCCCCGTCGTCATCGCTCAGGTGCGACGAAACCCGGCCTTTGCCCTGGACCCCCGGATCAAGTCCTGCAATCTCCTGAACAACATCTTGGCGTACCGGGACGCCACCCAGGCGGGGGCCGCCGAGGCCATCATGCTGAACTATGAGGGCTGGGTCGCCGAGGGAGCCAGTAGCAACGTGTTCATCGTGAATGCCCGGGGTGTCCTCCAAACGCCAT is a genomic window of bacterium HR11 containing:
- the nox gene encoding NADH dehydrogenase, with product MEFFEVIRHRRSVRAYQSTAVEAEKVRRILACATAAPSAGNLQAYAIVVVTDAKTRRALARAALDQMFIAEAPVVLVFFQDPARSAVKYGRRGAELYSLQDATIACAYAQLAATASGLASCWVGAFDEEMVNRLLKAPPGLRPVALLAVGYPAEVPYPTGRRPLDEVVRWETF
- the phaA gene encoding Acetyl-CoA acetyltransferase, giving the protein MASDVVIVDGLRTPFADWNGRFADLSAIQLGAEVVRALLDRVGLPADAVDHVVFGNALQTSGDAIYGARHVALRAGLPVEVPAYTVNRLCGSGIQSIVEAFQMIRLGEARWVVAGGMENMSQAPHVVWGLRRGVRFGEGLKLQDWLWLALRDTVCGLLMAETAERLARIHGIPRAAQDEYAYRSHRAAVRAREEGFFRDEILPVRVAWKGREELFDWDDHVRPDTTLEKLAALRPYFSEDGFVTPGNASGIVDGAAAVIVTTAEEARAAGKKPLGRILGWAVAGVPPDVMGIGPVPAIRKLLDRLGWRVEDVHRWEINEAFAAQYLAVEKLLELDRSRVNVNGGAIALGHPLGATGTRLVLTLLRELRRSGLRYGVASACIGGGQGIAMAVEAL
- the pqqB gene encoding Coenzyme PQQ synthesis protein B; translated protein: MHIVFLGTGGGGGLPQWNCNCLHCEQARAGRLPTRMEAALAVSADDATWVLLDAPPEIRAMFVRYPFLSPRGAVRGTPIRAVVLTHGDVNHCGGLLNFRGPISDPRAYVSVYATAWVRSLMAQNPMFEAVKARWRDLAPGAWVPLLGPAGEDTGLLVRGVPVPGKPPTYRWEDHPEATVAVQVRERTTGATLLYAPIVREIPEDLERAADESDILVFDGTFWSDDELTAIDPYGRSAYSIGHIPVEASLPWMAQRRASLRVYTHINNTNPLNDPTSEPTRQVRAAGVRVAEDGWTIRYPE
- the glrR_2 gene encoding Transcriptional regulatory protein GlrR, which codes for MWRLTIQGPGLRMEVYLTPGQTYRIGRAHDNQIVVPDPTVSRYHATVQALADRVVLRDLDSKNGTFVNGRRIQGEVEVFGVEDIRLGRVIFLLERVPTSAMASMDQVATPSAQELGALCQEVLQGFQADRQLAEDLYIEWQVSAREDPERTVRKTLQVCIQRGFIRRVTVLRQTPQGMPTVLLDTGLEPPPIDLQEWALQVAAAAPRVQWRLTEDPFGVLAVPLTAQSVALIWTETARLGNPAFRSLLSVVFWIVRWWDAHAGVKRPPSAHWAAWAPFPFWGFSVPVYRLIRQAIAVAPLSTPVAIVGPPGSGKTTLAGWLHELSRPRGAFRVCHMDRPDDPYRASFQEPAGPTPSLWWPLHQGTVVIRGVHECPSDVQDRLADWITNPRVTLEGIEQRLDIRWILVSPDDLDRVGTGRRPLSDRLTNLFSQHVLTVPALAERREDLPYLANYLVQQISQGRWLGVSESALTRMLAYAWPGNVRELRHVIEQAVQAAQDCAGPVTPFLQESHVAPFLGRP
- the yqaB gene encoding Fructose-1-phosphate phosphatase YqaB; translated protein: MLKAIAFDFNGVLIDDEDVHYRLIRDLVAPLGIVVTEADYFEKYVVYRDDDAFRQVLIDAGRPATPDVVERLVREKRRRYLEEALRDLRVCPGVREFVPAVAAAYPLAVVSGAARAEIEALLEHIGLRSYFSVIVGAEDVTDGKPAPDPYVEAVRRLRAWVPALQPAEVLAIEDTPGGLLAARRAGLRTAAVLTTFPAEALRDADLILWDGFERFPWVQVHLLFEQT
- the pqqC_1 gene encoding Pyrroloquinoline-quinone synthase, which encodes MIIGDHLLPFGEFVETLRQEGARRYHHLHPFHRLMHDGKLTPGQLRGWVVQRFYYQSVLPLKDAAILANCPIREVRRSWVRRILNHDGTADRPGGLDTWLKLGEAVGLTPEQVRNAEILPGVRLACDAYVTFCKTHSWLEGVAASLTTLLAPDLHQTRLTALRHHYPWIRPEGLAYFEWRLQAGRQDAEEALDILRRYCVTAEDQRRCLDAFIFKTDILWALLDAVYFEYVVRNDGRTPYDDVTAGRDGA
- the dat gene encoding D-alanine aminotransferase — its product is MNRIPSASVWINGQTVEGSQATVPVWDRGFLFGESVYETFRTYEGVPWLFVEHYERLVRSAERLHIGVPYSMAELWSVCLRLAEAYRPQEAYLRIIVTGGVSDIVLEPPHERAPNVVVLGKVFQPFPAAWYETGAPVVIAQVRRNPAFALDPRIKSCNLLNNILAYRDATQAGAAEAIMLNYEGWVAEGASSNVFIVNARGVLQTPSLDVGLLEGVTRRFVLQLCRQRAIPVEETHLSVEDLRRAREVFVTSSLKGILPVTSIDGQPVGDGTVGPVTRQLMRWYDEAIRAYVERVRASGTPLPYC